Proteins from one bacterium genomic window:
- the tuf gene encoding elongation factor Tu (EF-Tu; promotes GTP-dependent binding of aminoacyl-tRNA to the A-site of ribosomes during protein biosynthesis; when the tRNA anticodon matches the mRNA codon, GTP hydrolysis results; the inactive EF-Tu-GDP leaves the ribosome and release of GDP is promoted by elongation factor Ts; many prokaryotes have two copies of the gene encoding EF-Tu): protein DNVTIEGALITPVALEEGQRFAVREGGRTVGAGVIAKILS, encoded by the coding sequence GACAACGTGACGATTGAGGGGGCGTTGATCACACCGGTGGCGCTGGAGGAGGGGCAGCGGTTCGCGGTGCGGGAGGGAGGCCGGACGGTCGGCGCCGGCGTCATCGCCAAGATCCTCTCGTAA
- the rpsJ gene encoding 30S ribosomal protein S10, with protein MAQKIRIKLKAYDHKVLDQSAEKIVDTVRRTGARISGPVPLPTDRNVYCVIRSPHIDKESMEHFELRTHKRLIDILEPTPKTVDALMHLDLPAGVDIEIKL; from the coding sequence ATGGCACAGAAGATCCGGATCAAGCTCAAGGCCTACGATCATAAGGTGCTCGACCAGTCCGCGGAAAAGATCGTGGACACGGTTCGGCGGACCGGTGCGCGCATCTCCGGGCCTGTGCCGCTCCCGACGGACCGCAACGTGTACTGCGTGATCCGGTCGCCGCACATCGACAAGGAGTCGATGGAGCACTTCGAGCTGCGGACGCACAAGCGCCTGATCGACATCCTCGAGCCGACCCCCAAGACCGTCGACGCGCTGATGCATCTCGATCTGCCGGCCGGCGTCGACATCGAGATCAA